One genomic window of Chelonia mydas isolate rCheMyd1 chromosome 27, rCheMyd1.pri.v2, whole genome shotgun sequence includes the following:
- the LSM12 gene encoding protein LSM12 homolog isoform X1, translating into MAAPGEYFSVGSQVSCRTCQEQRLQGEVVAFDYPSKMLALKCPSSSGKPNHADILLVNLQYVSEVEIINDRTETPPPLASLNVSKLANKARTEKEEKMSQAYAISAGVSLEGQQLFQTIHKTIKDCKWQEKNIVVMEDVVIAPPYQVENCKGKEGSALSHVRKIVEKHFRDVESQKVMQGSQAQQTQKEATLSS; encoded by the exons ATGGCGGCCCCGGGCGAGTACTTCAGTGTGGGGAGCCAGGTGTCGTGCCGGACCTGCCAGGAGCAGCGGCTGCAGGGCGAGGTGGTGGCCTTCGACTACCCCAGCAAGATGCTGGCGCTCA AATGTCCCTCTTCCAGTGGAAAGCCCAACCATGCAGATATCCTGCTCGTAAACTTACAGTATGTTTCAGAAGTGGAAATAATTAATGACCGCACGGAAACCCCTCCTCCTTTAGCATCACTCAATGTTAGCAAG cttgccAACAAAGCGCGgacagagaaggaagagaagatgAGCCAGGCGTATGCAATTAGTGCTGGTGTCTCTCTGGAGGGACAGCAGCTTTTCCAGACTATACATAAGAC CATTAAAGACTGTAAATGGCAAGAGAAGAACATAGTGGTGATGGAAGACGTCGTTATCGCTCCTCCGTACCAAGTGGAAAACTGTAAAGGCAAGGAGGGAAGTGCCCTGAGTCACGTACGCAAAATA GTTGAGAAACATTTTAGAGATGTGGAAAGCCAAAAGGTAATGCAAGGTTCACAAGCACAGCAAACACAGAAGGAAGCCACCCTGTCATCCTGA
- the LSM12 gene encoding protein LSM12 homolog isoform X2 produces the protein MAAPGEYFSVGSQVSCRTCQEQRLQGEVVAFDYPSKMLALKCPSSSGKPNHADILLVNLQYVSEVEIINDRTETPPPLASLNVSKLANKARTEKEEKMSQAYAISAGVSLEGQQLFQTIHKTIKDCKWQEKNIVVMEDVVIAPPYQVENCKGKEGSALSHVRKIDKYSC, from the exons ATGGCGGCCCCGGGCGAGTACTTCAGTGTGGGGAGCCAGGTGTCGTGCCGGACCTGCCAGGAGCAGCGGCTGCAGGGCGAGGTGGTGGCCTTCGACTACCCCAGCAAGATGCTGGCGCTCA AATGTCCCTCTTCCAGTGGAAAGCCCAACCATGCAGATATCCTGCTCGTAAACTTACAGTATGTTTCAGAAGTGGAAATAATTAATGACCGCACGGAAACCCCTCCTCCTTTAGCATCACTCAATGTTAGCAAG cttgccAACAAAGCGCGgacagagaaggaagagaagatgAGCCAGGCGTATGCAATTAGTGCTGGTGTCTCTCTGGAGGGACAGCAGCTTTTCCAGACTATACATAAGAC CATTAAAGACTGTAAATGGCAAGAGAAGAACATAGTGGTGATGGAAGACGTCGTTATCGCTCCTCCGTACCAAGTGGAAAACTGTAAAGGCAAGGAGGGAAGTGCCCTGAGTCACGTACGCAAAATA GACAAATACAGCTGTTGA
- the LOC102936898 gene encoding slit homolog 2 protein-like, which yields MMLPFFLALLLWVLAAGAIKACPHLCVCYESSDFVDCRGRRLAHVPRSIPPSTWFLDLRHNHLTSLEAGSFDALWSMKILLLAHNSVGQLWPKAFTGLGFLEKMDLSHNLLAQLPADFSDDLASLKELKAAYNRLSAVGYESLQHLESLEKLDLSYNQVASIEKGAFRGLSRLRYLYLQSNRLGVVHNGFFSMLQNLEVLFLGTNNISAIELEAFTSLHSVNLLALTGNQLIHLKFKTILNIQTPSTHLQLASNPWACDCDLQRVFSKILSVRHLHVEDYANITCASPWQLAGLPLVSVDAQLCMAETATVLVITVTVLVTVIAAIVMAERNRKKRQEKNWNESDGPFDLQEK from the coding sequence ATGATGCTGCCCTTCTTCCTGGCTCTCCTGCTTTGGGTCCTGGCGGCAGGAGCCATCAAGGCCTGCCCGCACCTGTGCGTCTGCTACGAATCCTCGGATTTCGTGGACTGCCGTGGCCGGCGCCTGGCCCACGTCCCCCGCAGCATCCCGCCCAGCACGTGGTTCCTGGATCTGAGGCACAACCACCTGACCAGCCTTGAGGCAGGCTCCTTCGACGCCCTGTGGTCTATGAAGATCTTGCTCCTGGCCCACAACTCCGTCGGCCAGCTCTGGCCCAAGGCCTTCACTGGCCTGGGCTTCCTGGAGAAGATGGACCTCAGCCACAACCTCCTGGCCCAGCTGCCTGCTGACTTCTCCGATGATCTGGCCTCCCTGAAGGAGCTCAAGGCGGCCTACAACCGGCTGTCGGCCGTGGGCTATGAGAGCCTGCAGCATCTGGAGAGCCTGGAGAAGCTGGACCTGAGCTACAACCAAGTGGCTTCCATTGAGAAGGGGGCCTTTCGGGGCCTGTCCAGGCTCCGGTACCTCTACCTCCAGTCCAACCGTCTGGGGGTTGTTCACAACGGCTTCTTCTCCATGCTCCAGAACCTGGAAGTCCTCTTCCTTGGCACCAACAACATCAGCGCCATCGAGCTGGAGGCCTTCACCTCCCTGCACAGCGTGAACCTCCTGGCCTTGACCGGCAACCAGCTCATCCACCTCAAATTCAAGACCATCCTGAACATCCAGACACCTAGCACCCACCTCCAGCTCGCCAGCAACCCCTGGGCCTGTGACTGTGACCTCCAGCGGGTCTTCAGCAAGATCCTGAGCGTCCGCCACCTCCACGTGGAAGACTACGCCAATATCACCTGTGCCAGTCCCTGGCAGCTGGCCGGCTTGCCTCTGGTTTCTGTGGACGCCCAGCTGTGCATGGCCGAGACGGCCACCGTCCTGGTGATCACGGTCACCGTTCTGGTGACGGTCATCGCTGCCATCGTCATGGCGGAGAGGAACAGGAAGAAGAGGCAGGAGAAGAACTGGAACGAGTCAGACGGCCCCTTCGACCTGCAGGAGAAGTGA